The proteins below are encoded in one region of bacterium:
- a CDS encoding nuclear transport factor 2 family protein, producing the protein MKIRQTGHRYMDIIKTYYQGCNTADVELMMSTFADDVVHYFVDHGQVAGAQALASYWSKIGPRTQAHWTLDHCIVQEPEAVIEWTMQWTPKQTGTPELLRGAEWYLFDGADKILEIRSYHNNFYLQDPANRELRDFEYEKRGYRS; encoded by the coding sequence ATGAAAATCAGACAGACGGGTCACCGGTACATGGACATCATCAAGACCTACTACCAGGGCTGTAACACGGCCGATGTCGAACTCATGATGTCTACCTTCGCCGACGATGTAGTCCACTACTTCGTGGATCACGGCCAGGTTGCGGGTGCGCAAGCTCTAGCCAGCTACTGGAGCAAGATTGGCCCCCGGACTCAGGCGCACTGGACGCTGGACCACTGCATCGTGCAAGAACCGGAAGCGGTCATCGAATGGACGATGCAATGGACTCCGAAGCAGACCGGAACGCCTGAGCTCCTGCGAGGCGCCGAGTGGTACCTCTTCGACGGAGCCGACAAGATCCTGGAGATCCGCTCCTACCACAACAACTTCTATCTGCAGGACCCGGCCAACCGCGAATTGCGC